The genomic window TTTTTCTTCTGCTACGGTGTGCTTGCGCACTTACTTAAGCAACTTGTGTTCGACCAGTTTCTTGCGCAGCGTGTTGCGATTGAGACCGAGCCACTGCGCGGCGCGCGACTGGTTGCCCTCGGCCCGCGTCATGACGACGTCGAGCAATGGCTTTTCGACCACGCGCACGAGCATCTCGTACATACCGTCGGGCTCGGTGCCGCGCAGATCGCGAAAGTAACTGTCGAGGCTGGTGCGCACGCAGTCTTCAATGTGTTTTTTGCTCATGCTTGTTCTCTGCTTCTCTTCTTCTCTTCTCATTCAGCGGTGGTGACCGCTTCCTCGTTCCCCATCGTCCCCATTGCGTCGGTCTGCCCTTCGGCAAGGCGGTACGTCGGCATGCGGTCCATGCGGACCCCAAGCTCATCGAAATATTCGCCGACCGCGCGCAGTTGCAATGCGCTGTCTTCGATCGTATTCATGCGGGCCCGGAACGCCTCGCCATCCGGCAGGCCGCGAACGTACCAGCCGATGTGTTTGCGGGCAGTGCGCACACCGCTGTACTCACCGTACAAACCATGGTGCTCTTGAAGATGGTCGAGCAGCAATCGCCGTACTTCGGCAACGAGCGGTGGCGCAAGGTGCGTTCCGGTTTCCAGGAAGTGCGCGATCTCGCGAAAGATCCATGGGCGGCCTTGCGCGGCGCGGCCGATCATCACCGCATCGGCACCGGTCGCTGCCAGCACGTCGCGTGCTTTCTCCGGGCTGGTCACGTCGCCGTTGGCAACCACGGGCACACGCACCGCGGCCTTCACTGCCGCGATGGTGTCGTACTCGGCGGCACCCTTGTAGCCCTGCTCGCGCGTGCGGCCATGCACCGTCAGCATCTGCACGCCGGCTGCTTCGAAATCACGCGCCAGCTTCACTGCGTTGCGACGATCGTCGCTCCAACCGGTTCGCATCTTGAGCGTGACGGGCACGCCATGCGGCGCTGCAGCAGCCACCACCGCTTCGACGATTTCGAGAGCGAGCGGCTCGTCGCGCATCAATGCGGAGCCCGCCCATTTGTTGCACACCTTCTTGGCGGGGCAACCCATGTTGATATCGATGATCTGCGCGCCGCGATCGATGTTGTATTGCGCTGCTTCGGCCATCATTGCCGCATCGGTGCCAGCGATCTGCACCGAGATCGGACCGGGCTCACCCACATGATCGGCACGGCGCGACGTCTTGAGCGAGCCCCACAGATCCCTTCGCGAAGTGACCATCTCGCTCACTGCATAACCGGCACCGAGTTGTCGGCACAGCATGCGAAACGGCCTGTCGGTCACGCCGGCCATGGGCGCGACGAACAGGCGGTTTTCCAGCGTGATGTTGCCGATCTGCATTGTCATGAAAGTGGAAGCGGGTGTGCTGTCGGCTGCTGAAAAATGAGGCACGATTGTAGCCATGCCGCGTTTCAGTGACTGAAACGATTTGCACGAATATTTGCCTCGGGTTTGCGAGCCCGTTCGCGACGTTGGTCGCCCGTTCTTCAGCCGTCCTGACCGGTGCCCGCCCGATCGCGCATTTTTCCCACAACGTGGACAAAGCACCGCTTCCTATACTGCGCGACCATGCAAGCCTGGCTCGACTCTCTTCTCGCACTGCTCGCGCTCCCGCAATACGGGCTGTCGACGCTTTTCATCGCCGCTTTCGTATCGGCCACGCTGGTGCCGGTCGGGTCCGAGCCGTTTCTATTCGGCCTTCTCAAGTTGAACCCGTCGATGTTCTGGCCGGCCATCGGCGTCGCGACCCTTGGCAACACTTTGGGCGGCGCCGTCGACTGGTGGATGGGTTATGGCGCTCACCAGGTCGCCGACAAGTATTCGAATTCCAAGCACCACACGCGCGTGCTCAAGTGGCTTGAAAAGCTCGGTCCCAAAGCGTGCCTCTTGAGTTGGCTGCCGCTGGTCGGCGATCCGCTGTGCGCGGTCGCCGGCTGGCTCAAACTTTCATTCTGGCCATGCGTTTTCTATATGGCGGTCGGCAAATTTGCGCGCTACATCACGATGACGGTCGCGCTGCTCTACATCTGGCCAGAGTAAGGAAGCGCTCAGCTCGCCAGGGCGTACGGCCCGCCCCGTTCGAGTGCGCGCTTGTATGCAGGGCGCGCATGGATGCGATCGAGATAGGCCATGAGCTTGGGGCGGGTCGCATCGAGGCCGCCGCGCGCTTTTGCAGCTTCGACCGGGAAACTCATCTGGATGTCGGCACCGGTAAAGTTCTCTCCAGCGAACCAGCGGCTCTTGCCGAGCTCGCCTTCCATGAAGTCGAGATGCGCCTTGATGTTCGGTGTGATGAAGCCAGCCTTGGCCCTGGCAGCGATGGATTTGGCGATCGGCTTCACGAAGAAAGGCATCTTGCCGTTCTCGATCTTGTCGAAGATCAACTTCAACAGCAGCGGCGGCATGGCAGAACCCTCTGCGTAGTGCAGCCAGTACCGATAACGCAGTGCTTCCGGCGTTCCCGCGGCAGGTGCCAATCGGCCTTCACCAAAACGCTCTATCACCGTCTCGACAATCGCTCCGGACTCTGCCAACGTCAACCCATCCTCGGTCGTCACGACGGGCGATTTGCCCAGCGGATGTACGGCGCGCAACTCGGGTGGTGCCAGCATCGTCTGCGGGTTGCGCTCGTAGCGAACGACTTCGTATGGCAGTGCGAGCTCTTCGAGCAGCCAGAGCACGCGTTGCGAGCGCGAATTGTTGAGATGGTGAACGGTGATCATGAGAGTCGCAAGATGCGAACGAATTCTGGAAGGACCGGCAGTCTAACGACGCTGCTGGCGTCAGGGCTCGCGTTCGATGCGACTCAGGAACTGAACAGGAAGTTCATCACGTCGCCATCCTTGACGACGTATTCCTTGCCTTCGCTGCGCATCTTTCCGGCGTCCTTCGAGCCCTGCTCGCCCTTGAAGGTGATGTAGTCGTTGAAGGCGATGGTCTGGGCGCGGATGTAGCCCTTTTCGAAGTCGCCATGGATCACGCCCGCCGCTTGCGGGCCGGTGTCGCCGATATGAATGGTCCAGGCGCGCACTTCTTTCACGCCGGCGGTGAAATAGGTTTGCAGGCCGAGCAGCTGGTAGGCCGCGCGAATCAGCCGGTTCAGGCCCGGCTCTTCCTGGCCGATTTCGGCGAGGAACATCTTCTTGTCCTCGTCGTCCATCTCGGACAGGTCGGCTTCGATCTTGGCGCAGATGGCCACCACCGGCGCCTTCTGCTTGTCGGCGTATTCACGCAGTCGATCGAGGTACGGATTGTTCTCGAAGCCGTCTTCGGCCACGTTGCCGACGAACATCGCCGGCTTGGCGGTGATGAGCGTGAACGACCTGACCAGCGGTTGTTCGTCTTTCGTGAATTCGAGCGCGCGCACCGGAATGTTTTCGTTCAGGGCGGCCTGGCATTTCTCGAGCAGGGCCACCAGCTTGATGGACTCCTTGTCGCCCGAACGCGCCGTTTTGCCGTGGCGATGCAGCGCCTTCTCTACCGTGGCGAGGTCGGCCAGGCACAGCTCGGTCTGGATCACTTCGATGTCGGAGATCGGATCGATCTTGCCCGCCACATGAATCACGTTGTCATCGTCGAAGCAGCGCACCACGTTCACCGTGGCGTCGGTTTCGCGAATGTGCGCCAGGAACTTGTTGCCCAGTCCTTCACCGGTGCTGGCGCCGGCCACCAAGCCCGCGATGTCGACGAATTCGACGATGGCCGGAACGATGCGCTCCGGCTTCACGATCTCGCTCAGTTGCGCCAGCCGCGGGTCGGGCACTTCGACCACGCCGACATTCGGCTCGATGGTGCAGAAGGGATAGTTTTCCGCTGCGATACCGGCCTTGGTCAACGCGTTGAAAAGGGTGGATTTACCGACGTTGGGCAGGCCGACGATGCCGCATTGCAAACTCATGGAGGTCCTCTGGAATCAACCCGCGATTTTAGGCGAGGACCTCGACGCTTCGACGTCGCGCAACTTCCGACGGATTCCGGGCGCTTCGCATGCCGCATAAGGGTAAAACCCGACGCGCAAACGTTTGCGCAAACGTTTGCTTTGACTACGATCGGAGTCCCGGCAACAGACCGGAGCCCATCCATTTTCAGGAGACACACCGTGAAATTCACTCGCCGCACCATTCAATCCACCGCCGTTCTGGCACTGCTGGGCGCCCTCGCCGCGACGCCTGCGCTCGCACAGGACAAGCCCAAGGTCGCATTGGTCATGAAGTCGCTGGCCAACGAGTTCTTCCAGACCATGGAAGACGGCGCCAAGGCGCATCAAAAAGCACACGCATCCAACTACACGTTGATGGCCAGCGGCATCAAGGACGAAACCGACACCGCCGCCCAGATCAAGATGGTCGAGCAGATGGTGGCGCAGAAAATCAATGCGCTGGTGATCGCCCCGGCCGACTCGAAAGCGCTGGTACCGGTGATCAAGGCAGCCATCGACAAGGGCATCCTCGTCGTCAACATCGACAACCAGCTGGACGCCGCCGCGCTGAAGGAAAAGTCGATCCAGGTGCCCTTCGTCGGCCCCGACAACCGAGCCGGCGCCAAGCTGGTCGGCGACTACCTGGCCAAGAGCCTGAAGGCCGGAGACAAGGTCGGCATCATCGAGGGCGTCTCGACCACGTTCAATGCGCAGCAGCGCACGCTCGGCTACCAGGATGCAATGAAAGCCGCCGGCGCCACCGTCGTCGGCGTGCAATCCGGCCAGTGGGAGATCGACAAGGGCAACACCGTGGCGGCCGGCATGATGCGCGAGCATCCCGACCTCAGAGCACTGCTGGTCGGCAACGACAGCATGGCGCTCGGTGCCGTGGCGGCGGTCAAGGCCGCCGGCAAGACCGGCAAGGTGCTGGTCGTCGGCTACGACAACATCGGTGCCATCAAGCCCATGCTGGCCGACGGCCGCGTGCTGGCCACAGCCGACCAGTTCGCAGCGAAGCAGGCGGTGTTCGGGATCGAGACCGCGCTCAAGGCGCTGGCCGCCAAGCAGCCCCAGTCCTCGATGCCCGCCGAGGTCAAGACCGACGTGGTGCTGGTCACCAAGACGACCAAGTAACCACGCCATGCCGCTGGCCGCCGTCGCACCGCTCCTGACGCTGGAGTCACTTGGCAAGGACTACGCCACGCCCGTGCTCGACGACGTGTCGCTCGCGTTGCACGCGGGTGAGGTGCTGGCACTGACCGGCGAGAACGGTGCCGGCAAGAGCACTTTGTCGAAGATCGTCTGCGGCCTGGTGACCGCGACGCGTGGGACGATGGCCCTGGACGGCAACGTCTTTTCACCGGCATCGCGGCGCGACGCGGAACGCCAGGGCGTCCGTATGGTGATGCAGGAACTCGGCCTGGTGGCAACGCTGTCCGTCGCCGAAAACCTGCTGCTCGATCGCTTGCCCCATCGCGCCGGCTGGGTCCGACGCAGCGAACTGCACGCACTCGCTGCGCGCCAGTTGGCCAAGATCGGGATGCAGGGCATCGATCCTGGCACGCCGGTCGCGCGCCTGGGCATCGGCCAGCAGCAAATGGTCGAGATCGCACGCAACCTGCAGGACGACACGCGCGTTCTGGTGCTGGACGAACCGACGGCGATGCTGACGCCGCGCGAAACCTCGCACCTGTTCGAACAAATCGATTTGCTCAAAGCACGTGGCGTTGCCATCGTCTATGTGTCGCATCGATTGGAGGAGCTGCAGCGCATTGCCGACCGGGTCGCCGTGTTGCGCGACGGCCGGCTGGTCGACGTGCGCGCGATGGCGGGTGTGCGTGAATCCGAACTGGTGCAGCGCATGGTCGGCCGCGCGGTCCATGAACACGAAGGACGTCCACGCCGCCCGGCCGGTCGGGTGCTGTTGCAGGCGACCGGCCTCGGCCGCGCGCAGACGGTGCGCGACGTCGATCTGACGCTGCATGCCGGCGAAATCATGGGGCTTGCCGGATTGGTCGGCTCGGGCCGAACGGAACTGGTGCGCCTGCTGTTCGGCGCAGACAAGGCCGACCGCGGCGAGATCGCCTTGCACGGCGAGACGCCGGCATCCGGCGGCACAGCACCGGTGCAGCACATCCGGCCCGGTTGGCGTTCGCCGATGCAGGCCATTCGCGCCGGCATCGGGCTCGTGACCGAGGACCGGAAATCGCAAGGGCTGCTGCTGCCGCAATCGATCCGCGTCAACATGACCTTGAGCGACCTGCGCGCCGCGTCGCGAGGCGGGTGGCTTCAGCCGGCCAAGGAACGATCGATCGCACAGCGGTGGGTCGACGTGCTGCGCATACGCTCGCGCAGCGTCGAACAGCCGGTGGCCACGCTGAGTGGCGGCAATCAGCAGAAGGTGGTGTTCGCGCGCTGGCTCCATCGCGAATGCCGTGTGCTGCTGCTCGACGAGCCGACGCGCGGCGTCGACGTGGGCGCCCGCGCCGACCTGTATACCGAACTCGACCGCATGACCGACGCCGGCAAGGCGTTGCTGATGGTGTCGAGCGATTTGCGCGAGCTGATGGCCATGTGCGATCGCATCGGCGTGATGAGCGCGGGCCGGCTCGTCGCGGTTTTCGAGCGTGGTCAGTGGACCGAACAGTCGTTGCTCGCTGCTGCGTTCAGCGACGCGACGGCAAAGCCCGTCACACAACCTTCCAGCCTGCCGGCTTGACCGGTCTTCCCTGAACGCCATGAATCCGATTGCATCCAAACCCGTTTCTGCGCCTGACGCGCAGCCCGCCGCCACGGCAGCGACCCGCGGCGCCACGCTGCGCGGCCAGCTCGGCACCTACCTCGGCCTCGCTGCGGTGCTGGTCGGCATGGTCGCCCTGTTCGGCAGCCTGAGCGAGTATTTCCTGACACGCGAAACCTTCATCACCATCGCCAACGAAATACCGGCATTGCTCGTGATGGCGGTGGGGATGACCTTCGTGCTCATCATCGCGGGCATCGACCTGTCGGTCGGCTCGGTGCTGGCGCTGAGTGCTGCGATCACCACCGCGGCGATCCTGCAATGGCACTGGCCCGTTCCGGCCGCTGCGGCGCTGGGGCTCTTCGCCGGTCTGGCCTGCGGCGCGATCACCGGCTCGGTCTCGGTCGCGTGGCGGTTGCCGTCGTTCATCGTCTCGCTCGGCATGCTCGAAGCGGTCCGCGGCGGCGCCTATCTGGTCAC from Variovorax sp. PAMC28562 includes these protein-coding regions:
- a CDS encoding Fis family transcriptional regulator; this encodes MSKKHIEDCVRTSLDSYFRDLRGTEPDGMYEMLVRVVEKPLLDVVMTRAEGNQSRAAQWLGLNRNTLRKKLVEHKLLK
- the dusB gene encoding tRNA dihydrouridine synthase DusB, translating into MTMQIGNITLENRLFVAPMAGVTDRPFRMLCRQLGAGYAVSEMVTSRRDLWGSLKTSRRADHVGEPGPISVQIAGTDAAMMAEAAQYNIDRGAQIIDINMGCPAKKVCNKWAGSALMRDEPLALEIVEAVVAAAAPHGVPVTLKMRTGWSDDRRNAVKLARDFEAAGVQMLTVHGRTREQGYKGAAEYDTIAAVKAAVRVPVVANGDVTSPEKARDVLAATGADAVMIGRAAQGRPWIFREIAHFLETGTHLAPPLVAEVRRLLLDHLQEHHGLYGEYSGVRTARKHIGWYVRGLPDGEAFRARMNTIEDSALQLRAVGEYFDELGVRMDRMPTYRLAEGQTDAMGTMGNEEAVTTAE
- a CDS encoding YqaA family protein, coding for MQAWLDSLLALLALPQYGLSTLFIAAFVSATLVPVGSEPFLFGLLKLNPSMFWPAIGVATLGNTLGGAVDWWMGYGAHQVADKYSNSKHHTRVLKWLEKLGPKACLLSWLPLVGDPLCAVAGWLKLSFWPCVFYMAVGKFARYITMTVALLYIWPE
- a CDS encoding glutathione S-transferase, producing the protein MITVHHLNNSRSQRVLWLLEELALPYEVVRYERNPQTMLAPPELRAVHPLGKSPVVTTEDGLTLAESGAIVETVIERFGEGRLAPAAGTPEALRYRYWLHYAEGSAMPPLLLKLIFDKIENGKMPFFVKPIAKSIAARAKAGFITPNIKAHLDFMEGELGKSRWFAGENFTGADIQMSFPVEAAKARGGLDATRPKLMAYLDRIHARPAYKRALERGGPYALAS
- the ychF gene encoding redox-regulated ATPase YchF; amino-acid sequence: MSLQCGIVGLPNVGKSTLFNALTKAGIAAENYPFCTIEPNVGVVEVPDPRLAQLSEIVKPERIVPAIVEFVDIAGLVAGASTGEGLGNKFLAHIRETDATVNVVRCFDDDNVIHVAGKIDPISDIEVIQTELCLADLATVEKALHRHGKTARSGDKESIKLVALLEKCQAALNENIPVRALEFTKDEQPLVRSFTLITAKPAMFVGNVAEDGFENNPYLDRLREYADKQKAPVVAICAKIEADLSEMDDEDKKMFLAEIGQEEPGLNRLIRAAYQLLGLQTYFTAGVKEVRAWTIHIGDTGPQAAGVIHGDFEKGYIRAQTIAFNDYITFKGEQGSKDAGKMRSEGKEYVVKDGDVMNFLFSS
- a CDS encoding sugar ABC transporter substrate-binding protein, yielding MKFTRRTIQSTAVLALLGALAATPALAQDKPKVALVMKSLANEFFQTMEDGAKAHQKAHASNYTLMASGIKDETDTAAQIKMVEQMVAQKINALVIAPADSKALVPVIKAAIDKGILVVNIDNQLDAAALKEKSIQVPFVGPDNRAGAKLVGDYLAKSLKAGDKVGIIEGVSTTFNAQQRTLGYQDAMKAAGATVVGVQSGQWEIDKGNTVAAGMMREHPDLRALLVGNDSMALGAVAAVKAAGKTGKVLVVGYDNIGAIKPMLADGRVLATADQFAAKQAVFGIETALKALAAKQPQSSMPAEVKTDVVLVTKTTK
- a CDS encoding sugar ABC transporter ATP-binding protein, with translation MPLAAVAPLLTLESLGKDYATPVLDDVSLALHAGEVLALTGENGAGKSTLSKIVCGLVTATRGTMALDGNVFSPASRRDAERQGVRMVMQELGLVATLSVAENLLLDRLPHRAGWVRRSELHALAARQLAKIGMQGIDPGTPVARLGIGQQQMVEIARNLQDDTRVLVLDEPTAMLTPRETSHLFEQIDLLKARGVAIVYVSHRLEELQRIADRVAVLRDGRLVDVRAMAGVRESELVQRMVGRAVHEHEGRPRRPAGRVLLQATGLGRAQTVRDVDLTLHAGEIMGLAGLVGSGRTELVRLLFGADKADRGEIALHGETPASGGTAPVQHIRPGWRSPMQAIRAGIGLVTEDRKSQGLLLPQSIRVNMTLSDLRAASRGGWLQPAKERSIAQRWVDVLRIRSRSVEQPVATLSGGNQQKVVFARWLHRECRVLLLDEPTRGVDVGARADLYTELDRMTDAGKALLMVSSDLRELMAMCDRIGVMSAGRLVAVFERGQWTEQSLLAAAFSDATAKPVTQPSSLPA